A region from the Takifugu rubripes chromosome 22, fTakRub1.2, whole genome shotgun sequence genome encodes:
- the LOC105418219 gene encoding uncharacterized protein, which produces MDRYDSLDLDLECEETAEADKRGVFKGLFKKTTKAVQDQPQNMDLEDPELSASSISLISNKSTTEKSSTSVLGGILRSPKPGNVRRLSRDLLESEMTASNDGLSETSSAKESMGRFKGMFKKNTKLLEAKTQSEDDLLALCSADSLSVNKKDLLENELTASNYSLSETSSAKESTGVFLGIFKKNSKLLEAKTQSENDLLVLGSADSLAVNNKEAGGMFTGLFKKKKSHGAGTRAQNDSSAASELSGSSDNLSKNNNDEKNSGSDSEEALDNGEMQPVQKPWKFTEGIAKMNPFRGANRKDTKHAHKNESQPKENCRAVKSNLFELETNESSKIPPVPPRPSDEVQSSKKDNGERDKDRIISSESKTAQSDDENLRDEDLGQQEEKKSGESKDKTDETKVRKPKRHNPFMPRVKALSDDEELRNEDAAHQEEKESEEMSKDRIDQTKVKKPKKHNPFMPRVKGKMLQRHANTAENEEGSRSLFDQLEDFRIEPSPNEDRENMDNLMDWWNTVESWEDTPEVEDMTEKEEAKAFAVTAEKIQKGIRVFNKLFSERAESLWQHVIDLNSIADGLDKFSKNTKIAQITGGSTSAIGGVATIAGLALAPVTMGTSLIVTAVGLGVATAGGLTSAGAGITNQVNNSMDRKKVEKIVQDYQDKIADLNKCLKFIKQGIENLKKFDLVKMKHHAYNRDFPVLSSSFYEDGAMAGKAILINANEIMRVVQIANVAGSTAARAVQIASMATGVLTGLFVGMDIYFVAKDSKELKKGVKSEFAAKIREVATQLHDGLVELNSIREELQSSSPESKEVGSDASDENREDDHCDSDKDEIDRIKKAIKKNVEN; this is translated from the exons ATG GATCGATACGATAGCCTGGATTTGGATCTGGAGTGTGAAGAAACAGCTGAAGCT GACAAAAGGGGTGTTTTTAAAGGGCTTTTTAAGAAAACAACCAAAGCTGTTCAAGACCAACCGCAG AACATGGACTTAGAAGATCCTGAACTGTCTGCCAGTTCCATCAGCTTAATTAGCAATAAATCAACAACA gaaaAATCAAGTACAAGTGTTCTTGGTGGGATTTTAAGGTCACCTAAACCAGGAAATGTCCGACGGCTTTCACGG GATCTGTTGGAAAGTGAGATGACAGCAAGCAATGACGGTCTGTCTGAAACCAGCAGTGCTAAA gaatcaATGGGAAGGTTTAAaggaatgtttaaaaaaaacacaaagcttCTTGAGGCAAAGACACAATCAGAG GATGACTTGTTAGCACTCTGCAGTGCTGACAGTCTTTCAGTGAATAAAAAG GATCTGTTGGAAAATGAGTTGACAGCAAGCAATTACAGTTTGTCTGAAACCAGCAGTGCTAAA gaatcaacaggtgtgtttctgggaatttttaaaaaaaactcaaaactTCTCGAGGCAAAGACACAATCAGAG AATGACTTGTTAGTACTCGGCAGTGCTGACAGCCTTGCGGTGAATAACAAG GAGGCTGGAGGGATGTTCACAGggttgtttaaaaagaaaaagtctcaTGGAGCAGGGACACGAGCCCAG AACGATTCATCCGCAGCCAGCGAGCTCTCTGGCAGCAGTGATAATCTCAGCAAGAACAACAATGATGAG aAGAACTCAGGCTCTGACAGTGAGGAGGCTTTGGACAATGGAGAAATGCAGCCTGTCCAAAAACCG TGGAAATTTACTGAAGGAATAGCAAAGATGAATCCTTTTCGAGGTGCCAACAGA AAAGACACCAAACACGCACACAAGAATGAGAGTCAACCGAAAGAAAACTGCAGAGCG GTCAAAAGTAACTTATTTGAGCTGGAGACAAACGAAAGCAGTAAAATACCACCAGTCCCACCCAGACCATCTGATGAG GTACAATCCAGTAAGAAAGATAATGGTGAAAGGGACAAAGACAGAATAATCTCCTCAGAAAGTAAAACT GCCCAGTCAGATGATGAAAATCTCAGAGATGAAGATTTAGGACagcaagaggaaaagaaaagtggaGAGAGCAAAGACAAGACCGACGAG acaaAAGTGAGAAAACCCAAGAGACACAATCCCTTTATGCCTCGTGTAAAG GCCCTgtcagatgatgaagagctcAGAAATGAAGATGCAGCACAccaagaggaaaaggaaagtgAAGAGATGAGCAAAGACAGGATTGATCAG ACAAAAGTGAAGAAACCTAAGAAACACAATCCCTTTATGCCTCGGGTCAAG GGGAAAATGTTACAGAGacatgcaaacacagcagag AATGAAGAAGGAAGCAGGTCCCTGTTTGATCAACTGGAGGACTTCCGCATTGAACCATCACCAAATGAAGACAGAGAG AATATGGATAATCTCATGGATTGGTGGAACACAGTGGAGT CATGGGAAGATACACCTGAAGTTGAGGACAtgacagaaaaggaggaggcTAA AGCCTTTGCTGTAACTGCAGAAAAAATACAGAAGGGCATCCGTGTTTTCAACAAACTGTTCTCCGAGCGTGCCGAGAGCCTCTGGCAGCACGTCATCGACCTCAACAGCATTGCGGATGGCCTGGACAAgttcagcaaaaacacaaagattgCTCAAATCACCGGTGGCTCAACCAGTGCCATTGGAGGTGTGGCCACTATTGCTGGACTTGCTTTGGCACCAGTCACCATGGGAACATCTTTGATTGTGACCGCAGTGGGATTAGGTGTTGCCACAGCAGGAGGGCTGACGTCAGCGGGTGCTGGGATCACAAACCAGGTCAACAATTCTATGGACCgcaagaaggtggagaagatcgTGCAGGATTATCAAGACAAAATAGCTGACCTCAACAAGTGCCTGAAATTCATCAAGCAGGGTATTGAAAACCTGAAGAAATTTGATTTGGTTAAGATGAAACATCACGCTTACAACCGTGACTTTCCTGTGCTCAGCAGTAGTTTTTATGAAGATGGTGCCATGGCAGGAAAGGCTATCCTCATCAATGCAAATGAGATCATGCGCGTTGTGCAGATCGCAAACGTGGCAGGTAGCACAGCAGCTAGAGCAGTTCAGATTGCCAGTATGGCCACTGGTGTACTCACCGGGCTATTTGTGGGAATGGACATCTACTTTGTGGCCAAAGATTCCAAAGAACTCAAAAAAGGGGTAAAGTCGGAATTTGCTGCTAAAATCAGAGAGGTGGCTACACAGCTGCATGACGGTCTGGTAGAGCTCAACAGTATACGAGAGGAGCTGCAGTCCAGCTCCCCGGAGAGCAAAGAGGTAGGAAGTGATGCATCTGACGAGAACAGAGAGGATGACCATTGTGATTCGGACAAAGATGAGATTGACCGCATTAAAAAAGCTATTAAAAAGAATGTTGAAAACTGA